A window of Brettanomyces nanus chromosome 2, complete sequence contains these coding sequences:
- a CDS encoding uncharacterized protein (CAZy:GH3): MTFDVNSLLEQLTTEEKVSLISAVDIWHTAKIDRLGVPSIRVSNGPNGVTGTKCFNGVPAACFPNGTCLASTFDPKLMENAGELMALEADHKGAQVILGPTTNIQRGPLGGRGFESFSEDPYLSGISTASVVSGIQKTGKVAATVKHFVCNDLEHERFSSNSVVSERALREIYLEPFRLAIKLADPKCIMTSYNKVNGVHCSENYKLTQKILRGEWKWNGMIMSDWYGTYSSVEAIQHGIDIEFPGPSKFRKWEIIKHLLQSKENDLREGDIDDRCRHVLDLVKYVVDSRGEGPYSTLEDTKNNTPKTSATLRKIAADGIVLLKNDKNVLPLSKGKSTVVIGPNAIALNTYSGGGSASLNPYYVVTPLEGIKKKVDKVDFTIGCHSHKALSGLFEFMTNDLDKFKKGVSARFYTKPADERSLAEKPIDEVVVYNSYVMLFDYANPVVDINTKLFYTDFEGYFTPTETADYEFGCQVFGTALFYLNDELLIDNKTHQTKGTFCFSSGTIEETAVAHLKAGENYKIRVEFGSGITSKISTDFGAGGLQVGVTKVIDAEKEIQQAVSLAKSHDNVILFIGLNSEWESEGYDRDNMILPRRTNDLVSAVLKVNPNTVVVNQSGMPVEMPWLKDCQTLVQAWYGGDELGNAIADVLFGDVVPSGKLSLSWPLKNQDNPAYLNFHTEKGRVLYGEDVFVGYRYYDKLQLKVAFPFGYGLSYTTFRYDDLKVTVNDTTVTASFTVANSGDKYTGKEAVQLYVASLNPSVIRPVKELKAFAKTELKPGESQTIKLSLNLKEACSYFDEYEDKWCLEAGKYQIQVGSSSDDIHLIGDFEVRKTVYFSKL, from the coding sequence ATGACTTTCGACGTCAATAGTTTACTTGAACAATTAACCACCGAGGAAAAGGTGTCGTTAAtttctgctgttgatatATGGCATACTGCCAAGATAGATAGATTGGGGGTTCCTTCTATCCGAGTTAGTAACGGACCAAACGGTGTAACAGGCACCAAATGTTTTAACGGTGTTCCCGCTGCGTGCTTCCCCAATGGAACATGCTTGGCATCGACTTTCGACCCCAAACTTATGGAGAATGCTGGAGAATTGATGGCACTTGAGGCCGATCATAAAGGAGCCCAGGTGATTTTAGGACCGACCAcaaatattcaaagaggACCTCTTGGAGGTCGTGGCTTTGAAAGTTTCAGTGAAGATCCCTATTTGAGTGGTATTTCCACTGCCTCTGTTGTCAGCGGTATTCAAAAGACCGGCAAGGTTGCTGCCACAGTCAAACATTTTGTCTGTAATGATTTGGAGCATGAGAGATTTAGTTCCAACAGTGTCGTTAGTGAAAGGGCATTAAGAGAAATATATTTGGAACCTTTCAGATTGGCTATCAAGTTGGCTGATCCTAAATGTATTATGACCAGTTACAACAAAGTTAATGGTGTCCATTGTTCGGAAAACTACAAATTGACTcagaagattttgagaggagaatggaaatggaaCGGCATGATTATGAGTGACTGGTACGGTACTTattcttctgttgaagcCATCCAGCACGGAATTGACATTGAATTTCCTGGCCCTTCCAAGTTTAGGAAATGGGAAATTATAAAGCATTTGCttcaatccaaagagaatgaCTTGAGGGAAGGGGACATTGACGACCGTTGTAGACATGTTTTAGACCTAGTCAAATATGTTGTTGATTCTAGAGGTGAAGGACCTTACAGCactttggaagatacaAAGAACAACACTCCTAAGACCAGTGCAACGCTAAGAAAGATTGCCGCCGATGGAATAgttttgttgaagaacgATAAAAATGTGTTGCCATTGTCAAAAGGAAAATCCACCGTTGTTATTGGTCCTAACGCCATAGCACTAAATACCTATTCCGGCGGGGGTTCTGCATCTCTTAACCCTTACTATGTGGTTACACCTTTGGAAGGtatcaagaaaaaagtcGATAAGGTTGACTTTACCATTGGCTGTCACTCTCATAAAGCTTTGAGTGGCCTTTTTGAGTTCATGACGAACGACCTAGACAAATTTAAAAAGGGTGTTAGTGCTCGTTTCTACACCAAACCTGCTGATGAAAGATCGCTTGCGGAAAAACCTATCGATGAAGTGGTTGTCTACAATTCCTACGTTATGTTGTTTGACTATGCCAATCCAGTGGTTGATATCAATACGAAGTTGTTTTACACAGATTTCGAAGGTTATTTTACACCAACAGAAACAGCCGACTACGAATTTGGATGCCAAGTGTTTGGAACTGCGTTATTCTATCTCAACGATGAGTTATTAATTGATAACAAGACACACCAGACTAAAGGTACTTTCTGTTTCAGCAGCGGTACTATTGAGGAGACTGCCGTTGCTCATTTAAAGGCCGGCGAGAATTATAAGATCAGAGTCGAGTTTGGTTCCGGTATTACCTCCAAAATCTCAACCGATTTTGGTGCCGGTGGTTTGCAAGTTGGTGTCACTAAAGTCATTGATGCCGAAAAAGAAATCCAGCAAGCCGTGTCTCTTGCAAAGTCTCATGACAAtgttattcttttcattggTTTGAACAGTGAATGGGAAAGTGAAGGTTATGATCGTGACAACATGATTTTACCTAGAAGGACCAACGATTTGGTGTCGGCGGTACTTAAGGTCAACCCTAATACTGTGGTTGTTAACCAATCGGGTATGCCAGTTGAAATGCCGTGGTTGAAAGATTGTCAGACATTGGTCCAAGCTTGGTACGGGGGTGACGAGTTAGGCAATGCTATTGCTGATGTCTTATTTGGTGACGTTGTTCCAAGTGGTAAGTTGTCCTTGAGTTGGCCTTTAAAAAACCAGGACAATCCTGCCTACTTGAATTTCCACACCGAAAAGGGCCGTGTTTTGTACGGCGAAGATGTCTTTGTTGGTTACAGATACTACGACAAATTGCAGCTCAAAGTTGCTTTTCCTTTTGGTTATGGTTTGTCTTACACCACTTTCAGGTACGATGATTTAAAGGTCACAGTTAACGATACCACCGTTACTGCATCCTTTACCGTGGCCAATTCTGGTGATAAGTATACCGGTAAGGAGGCTGTTCAATTGTATGTTGCATCATTGAATCCATCGGTTATTAGACCTGTCAAGGAATTGAAAGCATTTGCTAAGACGGAATTGAAACCGGGTGAATCTCAAACTATCAAGTTAAgcttgaacttgaaggaggCTTGCTCTTACTTTGACGAATACGAAGATAAATGGTGTTTAGAGGCTGGTAAGTACCAGATCCAAGTTGGTAGTAGCAGTGATGACATCCATTTGATTGGGGACTTCGAAGTCCGGAAGACAGTTTACTTTTCAAAATTGTGA
- a CDS encoding uncharacterized protein (EggNog:ENOG41) encodes MPIFNNVIGNVGGAILGCLTNGYVFGYIMSFFVNSYVVDNLGRKMGIQIGNLIVVIGVIIQSCAGVWIHNLPDNNTDRDVLGMLIGARFVIGFGTGLISVAGPCLVSELSYPTHKSATTAAYNSSWYLGAIVASWVSYGTKGISSNWSWRIPTILQGFFPVLQSLLLPFFVSESPRYLVAKGKVEEGKAILSKWHGGDLKESEMLVDYELTEIQLALEQERIQHEESSYKDFIKTAANRKRLWIFCWLSVFMQLSGNGLVSYYLSKVLTSIGITSTSEQLVVNAGLTIYNWGCSLIQSLFIVPRIKRRHAFNCSLFGMLICFIIWTILSAVNQERDFKDKSLGKGVLAMIFLYYFCYNFGLNGMPYMYLTEILPFTLRGKGINLFSFIGCFFSIYNGFVNSIAMDAIEWKYYIVYCCILGVECCVEYFTFVETSGYTLEEVAEVFGDASEIRKASGMAVMEEEKLKASREHTEYA; translated from the coding sequence ATGCCAATCTTTAACAATGTTATTGGAAACGTCGGTGGTGCTATCTTAGGCTGTTTGACTAATGGTTACGTCTTTGGCTATATTATGTCCTTTTTTGTGAATTCTTACGTCGTTGATAATCTGGGAAGAAAGATGGGAATACAGATCGGAAACCTCATCGTGGTTATTGGTGTCATTATCCAGAGTTGTGCAGGTGTTTGGATTCATAATCTTCCAGATAATAATACAGACAGAGATGTTTTGGGTATGCTAATTGGTGCTAGATTTGTTATAGGTTTTGGTACGGGCCTTATTTCGGTTGCGGGCCCCTGCTTGGTTAGCGAACTATCTTATCCTACACATAAATCGGCTACGACTGCTGCCTATAACTCTTCGTGGTATTTGGGGGCAATTGTGGCATCTTGGGTATCATATGGAACAAAAGGCATCTCCAGTAATTGGAGTTGGAGAATTCCAACTATCCTTCAGGGGTTTTTCCCAGTTTTACAgagccttcttcttccattctttGTATCAGAATCACCTAGATACTTGGTTGCTAAAGGCAAAGTGGAAGAGGGAAAAGCCATTTTATCCAAATGGCATGGTGGTGATCTCAAGGAAAGTGAAATGCTTGTGGATTACGAATTAACGGAAATTCAGTTAGCCCTTgaacaagaaagaatccaGCATGAAGAATCATCTTACAAAGACTTTATCAAGACTGCTGCAAATCGTAAGAGACTATGGATTTTCTGCTGGCTTTCAGTCTTCATGCAGCTTTCGGGCAACGGATTGGTGTCATACTATCTCAGTAAGGTGTTGACCTCTATTGGAATCACCTCTACCAGTGAACAATTGGTCGTTAATGCTGGATTGACAATATACAACTGGGGTTGCTCTCTCATTCAATCATTATTCATTGTTCCTCGcatcaaaagaagacaTGCGTTCAATTGTTCCCTCTTTGGAATGCTTATATGCTTTATCATTTGGACTATATTGTCAGCTGTTAACCAGGAGCGTGATTTCAAGGATAAATCGTTAGGAAAAGGTGTCTTAGCCATGATATTTTTATACTACTTCTGTTACAACTTTGGTTTGAACGGTATGCCTTACATGTATCTTACTGAAATTCTTCCATTCACTTTGCGTGGTAAAGGCATCAATTTATTCTCTTTTATTGGGTGCTTTTTTTCGATTTACAATGGTTTTGTCAATTCAATTGCCATGGATGCCATTGAATGGAAGTACTACATTGTCTACTGCTGTATTTTAGGTGTTGAATGTTGCGTTGAATACTTTACGTTTGTTGAAACCAGTGGTTACACTTTGGAGGAGGTCGCAGAAGTGTTTGGCGATGCTTCTGAAATAAGAAAGGCTAGTGGTATGGCTGTTatggaggaggaaaaacTTAAGGCAAGTAGAGAGCATACTGAATATGCTTGA